A region of Anopheles merus strain MAF chromosome 2R, AmerM5.1, whole genome shotgun sequence DNA encodes the following proteins:
- the LOC121587976 gene encoding ras-related C3 botulinum toxin substrate 1, with translation MSSGRPIKCVVVGDGTVGKTCMLISYTTDSFPGEYVPTVFDNYSAPMVVDGVQVSLGLWDTAGQEDYDRLRPLSYPQTDVFLICYSVASPSSFENVTSKWYPEIKHHCPDAPIILVGTKIDLREDRETISLLADQGLSALKREQGQKLANKIRAVKYMECSALTQRGLKQVFDEAVRAVLRPEPLKRRQRKCVVM, from the exons ATGTCATCCGGAAGACCTATCAAATGTGTGGTGGTCGGCGACGGCACGGTGGGGAAGACGTGCATGTTGATCAGCTACACGACCGACAGCTTTCCCGGCGAATACGTACCCACGGT CTTCGACAACTACTCCGCCCCGATGGTGGTGGACGGTGTGCAAGTGTCGCTCGGGCTGTGGGATACGGCCGGGCAGGAAGACTACGATCGGCTAAGGCCCCTGTCCTACCCACAGACGGACGTGTTCCTCATATGCTACAGTGTGGCCAGCCCGTCGTCGTTCGAAAACGTTACCTCCAAATGGTATCCCGAGATCAAGCACCACTGCCCGGATGCGCCCATCATTTTAGTCG GAACCAAAATCGATCTGCGCGAGGATCGGGAAACGATAAGCTTGCTGGCGGACCAGGGCCTTTCCGCGCTGAAGCGCGAACAGGGCCAAAAGCTAGCGAACAAGATACGGGCGGTAAAGTATATGGAATGTTCGGCACTAACCCAGCGGGGCCTAAAGCAGGTGTTTGACGAAGCGGTACGGGCCGTACTCAGACCGGAGCCTTTGAAACGACGCCAACGAAAATGTGTTGTGAtgtag
- the LOC121587973 gene encoding basic proline-rich protein isoform X1: MDVRTVSFVSGGVEQAMELSTLQQQQPSKQAGGAGVRAERSISGTESTKPVPTVLGGPNLFAPSAVSSQLQRPQPTVLAASPAPQPPLAPVVPSLVTAPPARASQPPTTRFAPEPGAEVKFVPSVPLKTPPVRPLLPQQQQHPHQRDTGPALFLAPIAHRPPPIAHQQAPFAMDPARPNPGMPPGPQMMRPPGNVGPPRTGTPTQPQPPRPGGMYPQPPGVPMPMRPQMPPGAVPGMQPGMQPRPPSAQGMQRPPMMGQPPPIRPPNPMGGPRPQISPQNSNLGGGMPPGMVGPPRPPMPMQGGAPGGPPQGMRPNFYNRPMGDPTSRPPSGNDNVGGGPPPSSATPSVDDDEDVVIGRLPADNSSALNSPNPARAPPRNFTMPGPGPGTGEREKSNPSRPPSVAGSYGKPNDHELDSSGGRPPLHALKDFINKEPPRPAQSPTQSPSPGSQQSLSPANTDENFSYRPGAKPNSGQQQQQQQQQQQQQYKLQPPPGGRPNAPNPSSAVSPGGGRTEGDKVTFQIPNGGGGGGGGGGREGSQEWNSRSRPPQQHSMLRTGPKSLAPDHKGDNDSGVDEYTQEKDRPNALASPASPLKSPSKIPGLARRPENISSESRSRSTSKQRTNAKTPETPSDQPLIKKVPMNKIQVGGAPSPNLKVVKSKIGSLENASHKPGGGNVKIETKKIDIKAAPRIEAKNDAYIPKGGDKKIISTKLQWNAKPKIGSLDNASHKPGGGDKRIESIKTDFKERAKPKIGSKDNITYKPGGGDVKIVHQKLDIKAESKIGSLDNLKHKPGGGDKKIFDDKEYLKNIEHPITPSPSSQLDGTEECSYSSNAAEAELE; the protein is encoded by the exons ATGGACGTGCGTACGGTAAGCTTCGTGTCGGGTGGAGTTGAGCAGGCGATGGAGTTAAgcacgctgcagcagcagcagccgtctAAGCAGGCTGGTGGTGCGGGTGTGCGTGCCGAACGC AGTATCTCTGGTACCGAAAGCACAAAGCCAGTACCGACAGTACTCGGTGGACCGAACCTCTTTGCACCTTCCGCCGTTAGCTCACAGCTTCAGCGTCCACAGCCTACGGTGTTAGCGGCATCACCAGCGCCACAACCACCACTCGCTCCTGTGGTACCTTCTCTTGTTACTGCGCCTCCGGCCCGTGCATCTCAACCTCCGACGACTCGCTTTGCTCCAGAACCAGGTGCCGAGGTTAAGTTTGTCCCTTCGGTGCCGCTCAAGACACCGCCGGTGCGTCCTTTGttgccacagcagcagcaacatccgCATCAACGTGACACGGGTCCGGCCCTGTTTCTGGCCCCTATTGCCCATCGGCCACCACCCATCGCTCACCAACAAGCTCCCTTTGCAATGGATCCAGCACGGCCCAATCCTGGCATGCCGCCGGGGCCACAAATGATGCGACCACCCGGTAACGTTGGACCGCCCAGAACGGGAACACCGACACAGCCACAGCCACCGCGCCCGGGCGGTATGTATCCTCAGCCTCCAGGCGTACCGATGCCTATGCGGCCACAAATGCCACCCGGAGCAGTTCCCGGGATGCAGCCTGGAATGCAGCCCCGACCACCGTCCGCACAGGGCATGCAGCGACCGCCCATGATGGGGCAGCCACCGCCCATCCGTCCGCCCAACCCAATGGGTGGACCGAGACCGCAAATTTCGCCCCAAAACTCAAACCTGGGCGGTGGCATGCCGCCGGGAATGGTAGGACCGCCTCGTCCTCCCATGCCAATGCAGGGTGGAGCACCTGGTGGTCCTCCGCAGGGCATGCGACCCAACTTCTACAACCGTCCGATGGGTGACCCGACAAGCAGACCGCCCTCAGGTAACGACAACGTGGGCGGAGGTCCTCCACCATCATCCGCCACTCCAtcggttgatgatgatgaagatgtgGTCATTGGACGACTCCCAGCAGACAACTCGTCCGCCCTCAACAGTCCCAATCCGGCGAGAGCTCCACCGCGCAACTTCACCATGCCCGGACCGGGTCCGGGTACTGGCGAGAGGGAAAAATCTAACCCCTCCAGACCACCGTCCGTGGCCGGCAGCTACGGTAAGCCGAACGACCACGAGCTGGACAGTTCCGGTGGGCGACCACCACTGCACGCGCTGAAGGACTTTATCAACAAAGAACCGCCTCGTCCAGCGCAGTCGCCCACCCAATCACCTTCCCCTGGCAGCCAGCAGTCGCTGTCACCGGCAAACACGGACGAAAACTTTAGCTACCGGCCAGGAGCGAAGCCAAACTCTggccagcaacaacaacagcagcaacagcagcaacaacagcaatacAAACTGCAACCCCCGCCTGGAGGTCGGCCGAACGCACCGAACCCATCATCGGCCGTTAGCCCCGGTGGAGGACGTACCGAGGGCGATAAAGTTACCTTCCAGATTCcaaacggtggtggtggtggaggtggtggcggtggtagaGAGGGATCACAGGAGTGGAACTCGCGATCCAGACCTCCACAGCAGCACAGCATGCTCCGGACTGGACCGAAATCGCTAGCGCCCGATCACA AAGGTGACAACGATAGCGGCGTTGACGAGTACACTCAGGAAAAG GATCGTCCCAATGCGCTAGCATCGCCAGCGTCACCACTGAAGTCGCCGAGCAAGATACCGGGACTAGCCAGAAGGCCGGAAAACATTTCGTCCGAAAGCCGATCGCGGAGCACCTCGAAGCAGCGCACCAACGCGAAAACACCGGAAACGCCCTCCGACCAGCCGCTAATCAAAA AAGTACCAATGAACAAAATACAGGTCGGTGGGGCACCATCTCCGAATCTGAAGGTCGTGAAGTCAAAGATCGGCTCGCTGGAAAATGCCAGCCACAAGCCGGGCGGTGGCAACGTGAAGATTGAAACGAAGAAGATCGACATCAAGGCGGCCCCACGAATCGAAGCGAAGAATGATGCGTACATACCGAAGGGTGGCGACAAGAAG ATCATCAGCACAAAGCTGCAGTGGAATGCAAAGCCCAAGATTGGGTCGCTGGATAATGCCAGCCACAAACCGGGCGGCGGGGACAAGCGCATCGAGTCGATCAAGACGGACTTTAAGGAGCGGGCAAAACCGAAAATCGGTTCCAAGGATAACATCACGTACAAACCCGGCGGTGGTGACGTGAAG ATCGTACACCAGAAGCTAGACATCAAGGCGGAAAGTAAGATCGGCTCACTGGACAACCTCAAACACAAGCCGGGCGGTGGCGATAAGAAGATCTTCGACGACAAGGAGTATCTGAAGAACATTGAGCATCCGATCACGCCCAGTCCTTCCTCGCAG CTCGATGGAACGGAAGAATGCAGCTACAGTAGCAACGCCGCCGAAGCCGAGCTGGAGTAG
- the LOC121587973 gene encoding basic proline-rich protein isoform X2 has product MDVRTVSFVSGGVEQAMELSTLQQQQPSKQAGGAGVRAERSISGTESTKPVPTVLGGPNLFAPSAVSSQLQRPQPTVLAASPAPQPPLAPVVPSLVTAPPARASQPPTTRFAPEPGAEVKFVPSVPLKTPPVRPLLPQQQQHPHQRDTGPALFLAPIAHRPPPIAHQQAPFAMDPARPNPGMPPGPQMMRPPGNVGPPRTGTPTQPQPPRPGGMYPQPPGVPMPMRPQMPPGAVPGMQPGMQPRPPSAQGMQRPPMMGQPPPIRPPNPMGGPRPQISPQNSNLGGGMPPGMVGPPRPPMPMQGGAPGGPPQGMRPNFYNRPMGDPTSRPPSGNDNVGGGPPPSSATPSVDDDEDVVIGRLPADNSSALNSPNPARAPPRNFTMPGPGPGTGEREKSNPSRPPSVAGSYGKPNDHELDSSGGRPPLHALKDFINKEPPRPAQSPTQSPSPGSQQSLSPANTDENFSYRPGAKPNSGQQQQQQQQQQQQQYKLQPPPGGRPNAPNPSSAVSPGGGRTEGDKVTFQIPNGGGGGGGGGGREGSQEWNSRSRPPQQHSMLRTGPKSLAPDHKGDNDSGVDEYTQEKDRPNALASPASPLKSPSKIPGLARRPENISSESRSRSTSKQRTNAKTPETPSDQPLIKKVPMNKIQVGGAPSPNLKVVKSKIGSLENASHKPGGGNVKIETKKIDIKAAPRIEAKNDAYIPKGGDKKIISTKLQWNAKPKIGSLDNASHKPGGGDKRIESIKTDFKERAKPKIGSKDNITYKPGGGDVKIVHQKLDIKAESKIGSLDNLKHKPGGGDKKIFDDKEYLKNIEHPITPSPSSQVKSGAGSAENLLE; this is encoded by the exons ATGGACGTGCGTACGGTAAGCTTCGTGTCGGGTGGAGTTGAGCAGGCGATGGAGTTAAgcacgctgcagcagcagcagccgtctAAGCAGGCTGGTGGTGCGGGTGTGCGTGCCGAACGC AGTATCTCTGGTACCGAAAGCACAAAGCCAGTACCGACAGTACTCGGTGGACCGAACCTCTTTGCACCTTCCGCCGTTAGCTCACAGCTTCAGCGTCCACAGCCTACGGTGTTAGCGGCATCACCAGCGCCACAACCACCACTCGCTCCTGTGGTACCTTCTCTTGTTACTGCGCCTCCGGCCCGTGCATCTCAACCTCCGACGACTCGCTTTGCTCCAGAACCAGGTGCCGAGGTTAAGTTTGTCCCTTCGGTGCCGCTCAAGACACCGCCGGTGCGTCCTTTGttgccacagcagcagcaacatccgCATCAACGTGACACGGGTCCGGCCCTGTTTCTGGCCCCTATTGCCCATCGGCCACCACCCATCGCTCACCAACAAGCTCCCTTTGCAATGGATCCAGCACGGCCCAATCCTGGCATGCCGCCGGGGCCACAAATGATGCGACCACCCGGTAACGTTGGACCGCCCAGAACGGGAACACCGACACAGCCACAGCCACCGCGCCCGGGCGGTATGTATCCTCAGCCTCCAGGCGTACCGATGCCTATGCGGCCACAAATGCCACCCGGAGCAGTTCCCGGGATGCAGCCTGGAATGCAGCCCCGACCACCGTCCGCACAGGGCATGCAGCGACCGCCCATGATGGGGCAGCCACCGCCCATCCGTCCGCCCAACCCAATGGGTGGACCGAGACCGCAAATTTCGCCCCAAAACTCAAACCTGGGCGGTGGCATGCCGCCGGGAATGGTAGGACCGCCTCGTCCTCCCATGCCAATGCAGGGTGGAGCACCTGGTGGTCCTCCGCAGGGCATGCGACCCAACTTCTACAACCGTCCGATGGGTGACCCGACAAGCAGACCGCCCTCAGGTAACGACAACGTGGGCGGAGGTCCTCCACCATCATCCGCCACTCCAtcggttgatgatgatgaagatgtgGTCATTGGACGACTCCCAGCAGACAACTCGTCCGCCCTCAACAGTCCCAATCCGGCGAGAGCTCCACCGCGCAACTTCACCATGCCCGGACCGGGTCCGGGTACTGGCGAGAGGGAAAAATCTAACCCCTCCAGACCACCGTCCGTGGCCGGCAGCTACGGTAAGCCGAACGACCACGAGCTGGACAGTTCCGGTGGGCGACCACCACTGCACGCGCTGAAGGACTTTATCAACAAAGAACCGCCTCGTCCAGCGCAGTCGCCCACCCAATCACCTTCCCCTGGCAGCCAGCAGTCGCTGTCACCGGCAAACACGGACGAAAACTTTAGCTACCGGCCAGGAGCGAAGCCAAACTCTggccagcaacaacaacagcagcaacagcagcaacaacagcaatacAAACTGCAACCCCCGCCTGGAGGTCGGCCGAACGCACCGAACCCATCATCGGCCGTTAGCCCCGGTGGAGGACGTACCGAGGGCGATAAAGTTACCTTCCAGATTCcaaacggtggtggtggtggaggtggtggcggtggtagaGAGGGATCACAGGAGTGGAACTCGCGATCCAGACCTCCACAGCAGCACAGCATGCTCCGGACTGGACCGAAATCGCTAGCGCCCGATCACA AAGGTGACAACGATAGCGGCGTTGACGAGTACACTCAGGAAAAG GATCGTCCCAATGCGCTAGCATCGCCAGCGTCACCACTGAAGTCGCCGAGCAAGATACCGGGACTAGCCAGAAGGCCGGAAAACATTTCGTCCGAAAGCCGATCGCGGAGCACCTCGAAGCAGCGCACCAACGCGAAAACACCGGAAACGCCCTCCGACCAGCCGCTAATCAAAA AAGTACCAATGAACAAAATACAGGTCGGTGGGGCACCATCTCCGAATCTGAAGGTCGTGAAGTCAAAGATCGGCTCGCTGGAAAATGCCAGCCACAAGCCGGGCGGTGGCAACGTGAAGATTGAAACGAAGAAGATCGACATCAAGGCGGCCCCACGAATCGAAGCGAAGAATGATGCGTACATACCGAAGGGTGGCGACAAGAAG ATCATCAGCACAAAGCTGCAGTGGAATGCAAAGCCCAAGATTGGGTCGCTGGATAATGCCAGCCACAAACCGGGCGGCGGGGACAAGCGCATCGAGTCGATCAAGACGGACTTTAAGGAGCGGGCAAAACCGAAAATCGGTTCCAAGGATAACATCACGTACAAACCCGGCGGTGGTGACGTGAAG ATCGTACACCAGAAGCTAGACATCAAGGCGGAAAGTAAGATCGGCTCACTGGACAACCTCAAACACAAGCCGGGCGGTGGCGATAAGAAGATCTTCGACGACAAGGAGTATCTGAAGAACATTGAGCATCCGATCACGCCCAGTCCTTCCTCGCAGGTAAAGTCGGGCGCTGGGTCGGCGGAAAACTTGCTAGAGTAA
- the LOC121587973 gene encoding basic proline-rich protein isoform X3, with product MDVRTVSFVSGGVEQAMELSTLQQQQPSKQAGGAGVRAERSISGTESTKPVPTVLGGPNLFAPSAVSSQLQRPQPTVLAASPAPQPPLAPVVPSLVTAPPARASQPPTTRFAPEPGAEVKFVPSVPLKTPPVRPLLPQQQQHPHQRDTGPALFLAPIAHRPPPIAHQQAPFAMDPARPNPGMPPGPQMMRPPGNVGPPRTGTPTQPQPPRPGGMYPQPPGVPMPMRPQMPPGAVPGMQPGMQPRPPSAQGMQRPPMMGQPPPIRPPNPMGGPRPQISPQNSNLGGGMPPGMVGPPRPPMPMQGGAPGGPPQGMRPNFYNRPMGDPTSRPPSGNDNVGGGPPPSSATPSVDDDEDVVIGRLPADNSSALNSPNPARAPPRNFTMPGPGPGTGEREKSNPSRPPSVAGSYGKPNDHELDSSGGRPPLHALKDFINKEPPRPAQSPTQSPSPGSQQSLSPANTDENFSYRPGAKPNSGQQQQQQQQQQQQQYKLQPPPGGRPNAPNPSSAVSPGGGRTEGDKVTFQIPNGGGGGGGGGGREGSQEWNSRSRPPQQHSMLRTGPKSLAPDHKGDNDSGVDEYTQEKDRPNALASPASPLKSPSKIPGLARRPENISSESRSRSTSKQRTNAKTPETPSDQPLIKKVPMNKIQVGGAPSPNLKVVKSKIGSLENASHKPGGGNVKIETKKIDIKAAPRIEAKNDAYIPKGGDKKIISTKLQWNAKPKIGSLDNASHKPGGGDKRIESIKTDFKERAKPKIGSKDNITYKPGGGDVKIVHQKLDIKAESKIGSLDNLKHKPGGGDKKIFDDKEYLKNIEHPITPSPSSQEYLYKFY from the exons ATGGACGTGCGTACGGTAAGCTTCGTGTCGGGTGGAGTTGAGCAGGCGATGGAGTTAAgcacgctgcagcagcagcagccgtctAAGCAGGCTGGTGGTGCGGGTGTGCGTGCCGAACGC AGTATCTCTGGTACCGAAAGCACAAAGCCAGTACCGACAGTACTCGGTGGACCGAACCTCTTTGCACCTTCCGCCGTTAGCTCACAGCTTCAGCGTCCACAGCCTACGGTGTTAGCGGCATCACCAGCGCCACAACCACCACTCGCTCCTGTGGTACCTTCTCTTGTTACTGCGCCTCCGGCCCGTGCATCTCAACCTCCGACGACTCGCTTTGCTCCAGAACCAGGTGCCGAGGTTAAGTTTGTCCCTTCGGTGCCGCTCAAGACACCGCCGGTGCGTCCTTTGttgccacagcagcagcaacatccgCATCAACGTGACACGGGTCCGGCCCTGTTTCTGGCCCCTATTGCCCATCGGCCACCACCCATCGCTCACCAACAAGCTCCCTTTGCAATGGATCCAGCACGGCCCAATCCTGGCATGCCGCCGGGGCCACAAATGATGCGACCACCCGGTAACGTTGGACCGCCCAGAACGGGAACACCGACACAGCCACAGCCACCGCGCCCGGGCGGTATGTATCCTCAGCCTCCAGGCGTACCGATGCCTATGCGGCCACAAATGCCACCCGGAGCAGTTCCCGGGATGCAGCCTGGAATGCAGCCCCGACCACCGTCCGCACAGGGCATGCAGCGACCGCCCATGATGGGGCAGCCACCGCCCATCCGTCCGCCCAACCCAATGGGTGGACCGAGACCGCAAATTTCGCCCCAAAACTCAAACCTGGGCGGTGGCATGCCGCCGGGAATGGTAGGACCGCCTCGTCCTCCCATGCCAATGCAGGGTGGAGCACCTGGTGGTCCTCCGCAGGGCATGCGACCCAACTTCTACAACCGTCCGATGGGTGACCCGACAAGCAGACCGCCCTCAGGTAACGACAACGTGGGCGGAGGTCCTCCACCATCATCCGCCACTCCAtcggttgatgatgatgaagatgtgGTCATTGGACGACTCCCAGCAGACAACTCGTCCGCCCTCAACAGTCCCAATCCGGCGAGAGCTCCACCGCGCAACTTCACCATGCCCGGACCGGGTCCGGGTACTGGCGAGAGGGAAAAATCTAACCCCTCCAGACCACCGTCCGTGGCCGGCAGCTACGGTAAGCCGAACGACCACGAGCTGGACAGTTCCGGTGGGCGACCACCACTGCACGCGCTGAAGGACTTTATCAACAAAGAACCGCCTCGTCCAGCGCAGTCGCCCACCCAATCACCTTCCCCTGGCAGCCAGCAGTCGCTGTCACCGGCAAACACGGACGAAAACTTTAGCTACCGGCCAGGAGCGAAGCCAAACTCTggccagcaacaacaacagcagcaacagcagcaacaacagcaatacAAACTGCAACCCCCGCCTGGAGGTCGGCCGAACGCACCGAACCCATCATCGGCCGTTAGCCCCGGTGGAGGACGTACCGAGGGCGATAAAGTTACCTTCCAGATTCcaaacggtggtggtggtggaggtggtggcggtggtagaGAGGGATCACAGGAGTGGAACTCGCGATCCAGACCTCCACAGCAGCACAGCATGCTCCGGACTGGACCGAAATCGCTAGCGCCCGATCACA AAGGTGACAACGATAGCGGCGTTGACGAGTACACTCAGGAAAAG GATCGTCCCAATGCGCTAGCATCGCCAGCGTCACCACTGAAGTCGCCGAGCAAGATACCGGGACTAGCCAGAAGGCCGGAAAACATTTCGTCCGAAAGCCGATCGCGGAGCACCTCGAAGCAGCGCACCAACGCGAAAACACCGGAAACGCCCTCCGACCAGCCGCTAATCAAAA AAGTACCAATGAACAAAATACAGGTCGGTGGGGCACCATCTCCGAATCTGAAGGTCGTGAAGTCAAAGATCGGCTCGCTGGAAAATGCCAGCCACAAGCCGGGCGGTGGCAACGTGAAGATTGAAACGAAGAAGATCGACATCAAGGCGGCCCCACGAATCGAAGCGAAGAATGATGCGTACATACCGAAGGGTGGCGACAAGAAG ATCATCAGCACAAAGCTGCAGTGGAATGCAAAGCCCAAGATTGGGTCGCTGGATAATGCCAGCCACAAACCGGGCGGCGGGGACAAGCGCATCGAGTCGATCAAGACGGACTTTAAGGAGCGGGCAAAACCGAAAATCGGTTCCAAGGATAACATCACGTACAAACCCGGCGGTGGTGACGTGAAG ATCGTACACCAGAAGCTAGACATCAAGGCGGAAAGTAAGATCGGCTCACTGGACAACCTCAAACACAAGCCGGGCGGTGGCGATAAGAAGATCTTCGACGACAAGGAGTATCTGAAGAACATTGAGCATCCGATCACGCCCAGTCCTTCCTCGCAG GAGTATCTGTACAAATTCTATTAG
- the LOC121587978 gene encoding uncharacterized protein LOC121587978: MIRTKAHFNRERFKRSSSMRRMTASVSGADLCRSIDYEPVRAPPLATASLTASLSIPAECIVLSVADEPSPERKVQKLEPTDAPCYIRKDGRAIHPKPFRTY, encoded by the exons ATGATTCGAACAAAAGCACATTTTAATCGTGAGAGG TTTAAGCGTTCCTCGTCGATGCGCCGCATGACGGCCAGCGTGTCGGGGGCGGATCTGTGTCGCAGCATCGACTACGAGCCGGTGCGGGCGCCACCGCTCGCCACTGCTTCCCTGACCGCTTCCCTCTCCATCCCCGCGGAGTGTATCGTGCTGTCCGTGGCGGATGAGCCGAGTCCGGAGCGCAAGGTGCAGAAGCTGGAACCGACCGACGCACCGTGCTACATACGCAAGGATGGCCGCGCTATACACCCGAAACCGTTCCGGACGTACTAG